A window of Nodosilinea sp. PGN35 contains these coding sequences:
- a CDS encoding methylthioribulose 1-phosphate dehydratase — protein sequence MEFEAIAQSLVEAGRFLASQGWAPATSGNYSARLAEGQVAITMSGRDKGQLTPADIMVVDGQGQPRVAGQRSSAETLLHTSLYGAYPEVGAVLHTHSIDSVSLSRWLLGRGQDRLVLTNYELLKALPGITTHDGEVAVPIVANSQDMVALSETVLTRLEALPAPVGYIIAGHGLYSWGATVSQARVATEALEVLVSCALQALLLDQKFA from the coding sequence ATGGAGTTTGAGGCGATCGCACAATCTCTCGTCGAGGCGGGTCGGTTTTTGGCCAGCCAGGGTTGGGCACCGGCCACCAGCGGCAACTACTCGGCTCGGCTGGCCGAGGGCCAGGTCGCCATCACCATGTCGGGGCGCGACAAGGGCCAGCTGACCCCCGCCGACATTATGGTGGTAGACGGCCAGGGGCAGCCCCGAGTGGCGGGCCAGCGATCGTCTGCCGAAACGCTGCTGCACACCAGCCTCTACGGTGCCTACCCTGAGGTCGGGGCCGTGCTGCACACCCACTCGATCGACAGTGTGAGCCTCTCTCGCTGGCTGCTGGGCCGGGGGCAAGACCGCCTGGTGTTAACAAACTATGAATTGCTCAAGGCATTGCCGGGAATCACCACCCATGATGGAGAAGTTGCCGTTCCCATCGTGGCCAATAGCCAGGATATGGTAGCCCTGAGCGAGACGGTGCTCACCCGGCTCGAGGCCCTGCCCGCCCCGGTGGGCTACATCATTGCGGGCCACGGCCTGTACAGCTGGGGAGCCACAGTATCCCAGGCGCGGGTGGCCACCGAAGCCCTGGAGGTGCTGGTGAGCTGCGCCCTACAGGCCCTGCTGCTCGACCAAAAGTTTGCCTAG
- the ligA gene encoding NAD-dependent DNA ligase LigA, with protein MNQAADDTTAARVQTLRSQLQAASYAYYVLDAPDLPDEVYDRLYRELQDLEAAHPELVTPDSPTQRVGEKPAAQFTSVRHNIPLYSLENAFDVAEFRAWEDRWRRQAPETGEVEYVAELKIDGNALALTYENGVLVRGVTRGDGIAGEDITPNVRTIRSIPLRLNTDTPPPVVEVRGEAFLPLDVFEQINAERAEQGAAPFANPRNAAAGTLRQLDSRIVAARRLDFFAYTVYLEGDQNPKSKIQNPKLSPSTQWAALELLQTLGFRVNPNRQLCRSADDVQAYYDDWATRRLQLSYLTDGVVVKLNDFALQQRLGFTQKFPRWAVALKYPAEEAPTILENVSFQVGRTGAVTPVAELRPVQLAGTTVARATLHNADRLAELDIHQGDTVIVRKAGEIIPEVVRVLGELRPENAIKVTMPTHCPQCSSALDKPEDEAVTRCINISCPAIVQGAIIHWARRDALDIEGLGEKWVKQLVEQGLVQSVADLYGLTEADLEPLDRMGKRLAEKLLGAIAASKTRPWASVLYALGIRHVGTVNAKTLAQHFPTVEALAAASPDEIETVHTIGPEIAQAVFQWFRVPANQTLIDRLRQAGLQLAASPEAQSQPAPGPLAGKTFVLTGTLPTLTRPEATAIIEAAGGKVTSSVSKTTDYLLAGEKAGSKLTKAEGLGIAILTEADLLALAGETQAQETPIS; from the coding sequence ATGAACCAGGCCGCAGACGACACCACCGCCGCCAGGGTGCAGACCCTCAGGTCGCAGCTGCAAGCCGCCAGCTACGCCTACTACGTGCTCGACGCCCCCGACCTGCCCGACGAGGTGTACGATCGCCTCTACCGCGAGCTGCAAGACCTCGAAGCCGCCCACCCCGAACTCGTCACCCCCGACAGCCCCACCCAGCGGGTCGGCGAAAAGCCCGCTGCCCAGTTCACCTCCGTTCGCCACAACATCCCCCTCTACAGCCTCGAAAACGCCTTTGATGTGGCCGAGTTTCGCGCCTGGGAAGACCGCTGGCGCAGGCAGGCCCCCGAGACGGGCGAGGTCGAATACGTCGCCGAACTCAAAATCGACGGCAACGCCCTCGCCCTCACCTACGAAAACGGGGTACTGGTGCGCGGCGTCACCCGAGGCGACGGCATCGCTGGTGAAGACATCACCCCCAACGTCCGCACCATCCGCTCCATCCCCCTGCGGCTAAACACCGACACCCCGCCCCCGGTGGTCGAAGTGCGCGGTGAAGCCTTCCTGCCCCTGGATGTGTTTGAGCAGATCAACGCCGAACGGGCCGAGCAGGGCGCTGCCCCCTTCGCCAACCCCCGCAACGCCGCCGCCGGTACCCTGCGCCAGCTCGACTCCCGCATCGTCGCCGCCCGCAGGCTCGATTTCTTTGCCTACACAGTGTATTTAGAAGGCGATCAGAATCCAAAATCCAAAATCCAAAATCCAAAATTGTCCCCATCCACCCAATGGGCCGCCCTCGAACTCCTCCAAACCCTCGGCTTTCGCGTCAACCCCAACCGCCAGCTCTGTCGGTCTGCTGACGACGTGCAGGCCTACTACGATGACTGGGCCACCCGCCGTCTTCAGCTCTCGTACCTCACCGATGGCGTGGTGGTGAAGCTCAACGACTTTGCCCTGCAGCAGCGGCTGGGCTTTACCCAGAAGTTTCCCCGCTGGGCGGTGGCGCTCAAGTATCCCGCCGAAGAAGCGCCTACCATTCTGGAAAATGTCAGCTTTCAGGTGGGCCGCACCGGGGCGGTCACCCCCGTGGCCGAGCTGCGCCCGGTGCAGCTGGCCGGTACCACCGTCGCCCGCGCCACCCTGCACAACGCCGATCGCCTGGCCGAACTCGACATTCACCAGGGCGACACCGTGATCGTGCGCAAGGCTGGGGAGATCATTCCTGAGGTGGTGCGGGTGCTGGGGGAACTGCGGCCTGAGAACGCGATCAAGGTCACCATGCCGACCCACTGCCCCCAGTGCAGCAGCGCTTTGGACAAACCCGAGGACGAAGCGGTAACCCGCTGCATCAATATTTCCTGCCCGGCGATCGTGCAGGGGGCGATCATCCACTGGGCCCGGCGCGATGCCCTCGACATTGAGGGGCTGGGCGAAAAGTGGGTGAAGCAGCTGGTGGAGCAGGGCCTGGTGCAGTCCGTGGCCGACTTGTACGGCCTGACCGAAGCCGATTTAGAACCCCTCGATCGCATGGGCAAGCGGCTGGCCGAAAAGCTGCTGGGGGCGATCGCCGCCTCCAAAACCCGCCCCTGGGCCTCGGTGCTCTACGCCCTCGGCATTCGCCACGTGGGCACCGTCAACGCCAAAACCCTGGCCCAGCACTTTCCCACCGTCGAGGCCCTGGCCGCCGCCAGCCCCGACGAGATCGAAACCGTCCACACCATCGGCCCTGAGATTGCCCAGGCCGTGTTCCAGTGGTTCCGGGTGCCCGCCAACCAAACCCTGATCGATCGCCTCCGGCAGGCGGGTCTACAGCTTGCCGCCAGCCCCGAGGCACAGTCTCAGCCAGCCCCTGGCCCTCTGGCGGGCAAAACCTTTGTGCTCACCGGCACCCTGCCCACCCTCACCCGTCCCGAGGCCACGGCTATCATCGAAGCCGCCGGAGGCAAAGTGACCAGCAGCGTCAGCAAGACCACCGACTACCTGCTCGCCGGGGAAAAAGCCGGATCAAAACTGACTAAGGCAGAGGGGCTGGGCATTGCCATTCTCACCGAAGCCGATCTGCTAGCCTTAGCCGGGGAAACCCAGGCACAAGAAACGCCGATTTCGTGA
- a CDS encoding DUF1822 family protein produces MNPSPDPIDFEFSPLRATTAALSLEAVGWAAQMGQQVPDSAQQWPTFLRAMALRGLQHWLEAGALDLAFYYNRHQPPTPGINGRVGDYRLCLVAQGSLSDDEVTIPAVTVHDPTGFAHLYILAEVQEEVDQVTILAGLRRDRLLTLQQQGALIAESDDTYRLPITAFDSTPDDILLYLHCLNPAQLSQAAIAPVLPVQAAPRRASINVGRWLQDQLDAAIEGLTWALLPPLDLAGALRSRRVADPSEPAEQLEQILRALQPTGVTIPASARGAYTDLQQTMGLPFRLYALTWPLFEPQPPEWTLFLFLGPAPGEQLPLGTRLIVRDAATILVEQTLSQGNENGFLYGQAIGTWEEAFTATVELPNGNTLNWPPFVFQLEG; encoded by the coding sequence ATGAACCCCTCCCCAGACCCGATCGATTTTGAATTTTCTCCGCTGCGGGCCACCACCGCTGCGCTCTCTCTAGAGGCTGTGGGCTGGGCGGCGCAGATGGGTCAGCAGGTGCCGGATAGCGCTCAGCAGTGGCCGACTTTTTTGCGGGCTATGGCGCTGCGAGGGTTGCAGCATTGGCTGGAGGCCGGTGCCCTCGATCTGGCTTTTTACTATAACCGCCACCAGCCGCCGACCCCCGGCATCAATGGTCGGGTGGGCGACTACCGCCTCTGCCTGGTAGCCCAGGGCAGCCTCAGCGACGACGAGGTAACGATTCCAGCCGTTACGGTGCACGACCCAACCGGGTTTGCCCACCTCTATATTTTGGCCGAGGTGCAGGAAGAGGTGGATCAGGTGACGATTTTGGCCGGGCTCAGGCGCGATCGCCTCCTGACCCTCCAGCAGCAGGGAGCGCTGATTGCCGAGAGTGACGATACCTACCGCCTACCCATCACCGCCTTTGACAGCACCCCCGACGATATTCTGCTGTATCTCCACTGCCTCAACCCGGCGCAGCTGAGCCAGGCGGCGATCGCCCCTGTGCTCCCCGTTCAGGCCGCACCCCGGCGTGCCTCTATCAACGTCGGTCGGTGGCTACAAGATCAGCTCGATGCGGCGATCGAGGGTCTGACCTGGGCCCTGCTGCCGCCCCTGGATCTAGCCGGTGCCCTCCGCTCCCGTCGCGTCGCAGACCCCAGCGAACCGGCTGAGCAGCTGGAGCAGATCTTGAGAGCCTTACAGCCCACAGGCGTCACTATTCCCGCCAGCGCGCGCGGAGCCTATACCGACCTACAGCAAACCATGGGGCTACCCTTTCGCCTCTACGCGCTGACCTGGCCTCTGTTTGAGCCTCAGCCCCCCGAGTGGACGCTGTTTTTGTTCCTCGGCCCCGCCCCCGGCGAGCAGCTGCCCCTGGGCACCCGCTTGATTGTGCGCGATGCTGCCACCATTTTGGTCGAACAAACCCTGAGCCAGGGCAACGAAAACGGCTTTCTCTACGGCCAGGCGATCGGCACCTGGGAGGAAGCCTTTACCGCCACCGTCGAGCTGCCCAACGGCAATACCCTGAACTGGCCTCCGTTTGTGTTTCAGCTTGAAGGGTAG
- a CDS encoding lipid-A-disaccharide synthase-related protein, with product MKLLCISNGHGEDGIAVRILKQLRSLPGAPALAALPIVGEGRAYEKAGIALQGPTQAMPSGGFIYMDRYQLWRDLRGGLVGLTLAQLKTARQWAQSGGKILAVGDIVPLAIAWQSGADYFFIGTAKSEYYLRNEAGRLPGRPPLEGWSGSVYVPWERWLMAHPRCRGAFVRDQLTADLLQKRGVPACYPGNPMMDDLDTSADRLAQLTAIVAPADSVLTLALLPGSRAPEAFDNWQRMVGAIAAVMESFGDRQVRLLAALAPSLNLAAFKDVLLDAGWLPGPGEYPTFYRGNGVVVLTTNAFAECLHLADAALATAGTATEQAVGLGKPVVTFPGPGPQFTYAFAEAQSRLLGPSIILLNQPGEAGAALQACLADGPRLQRIAENGRRRMGLPGAAGAIAKALHQHYGTSAYSAATDWAL from the coding sequence ATGAAGCTACTCTGCATTAGCAATGGCCACGGCGAAGACGGCATTGCGGTTCGCATTCTCAAGCAGCTGCGATCGCTGCCCGGTGCGCCGGCCCTGGCCGCGCTGCCCATTGTGGGCGAAGGTCGCGCCTACGAAAAAGCGGGGATTGCCCTTCAGGGGCCGACCCAGGCCATGCCCTCCGGCGGCTTTATCTATATGGATCGCTACCAGCTGTGGCGCGATCTGCGGGGGGGGCTGGTGGGGCTGACCCTGGCCCAGCTCAAAACCGCTCGCCAGTGGGCCCAAAGCGGCGGCAAAATTTTGGCGGTGGGCGACATCGTGCCCCTGGCGATCGCCTGGCAGAGCGGAGCAGACTACTTTTTTATTGGCACCGCCAAGTCAGAATACTACCTGCGCAACGAAGCCGGACGGCTGCCCGGTCGCCCGCCCCTGGAGGGCTGGTCGGGTTCGGTCTACGTGCCCTGGGAGCGCTGGCTGATGGCCCACCCCCGCTGCCGGGGTGCCTTTGTGCGCGACCAGCTGACCGCCGATCTGCTGCAAAAGCGGGGGGTGCCGGCCTGCTACCCCGGCAACCCGATGATGGACGACTTGGACACCAGCGCCGACCGGCTGGCTCAGCTCACCGCCATCGTTGCCCCCGCCGACTCGGTGCTGACCCTGGCGCTGCTGCCCGGCTCGCGCGCCCCCGAGGCCTTTGACAACTGGCAGCGCATGGTGGGGGCGATCGCAGCGGTGATGGAGAGCTTCGGCGATCGCCAGGTGCGCCTGCTGGCGGCCCTGGCCCCCTCCCTCAACCTGGCCGCGTTTAAAGATGTCTTGCTCGACGCCGGGTGGCTGCCCGGCCCTGGCGAGTACCCCACCTTTTACCGGGGCAACGGCGTGGTAGTGCTGACCACCAACGCCTTTGCCGAATGCCTGCACCTGGCCGACGCCGCCCTGGCCACCGCCGGTACCGCCACCGAGCAGGCCGTCGGCCTGGGTAAGCCCGTTGTCACCTTTCCGGGGCCGGGGCCGCAGTTCACCTATGCCTTTGCCGAGGCGCAGTCGCGGCTGCTGGGGCCGTCGATTATTTTGCTCAACCAGCCCGGCGAAGCCGGGGCAGCCCTGCAAGCCTGCCTGGCCGACGGCCCCCGGCTCCAGCGCATTGCCGAAAATGGCCGCCGCCGCATGGGGCTGCCGGGGGCCGCCGGGGCGATCGCCAAAGCGCTGCACCAGCACTACGGCACCTCGGCCTACTCCGCCGCCACCGACTGGGCGCTCTGA
- the mtnC gene encoding acireductone synthase yields MLLLDQRPLGAIVLDIEGTTTDIAFVKNTLFPYAEERLEAFMAELAPTAEGQAVLAQVRAEVGDASLSEADCTAHLLAWAQADKKVTPLKAVQGMIWEEGYRTKAYYSHVYDDAAAHLQEWHRRGAPLYIYSSGSIAAQKLLFAHTIVGDLTPCFSGYFDTTTGAKVDAASYGKIADALGLAPEQLLFLSDHGGELAAAQQAGWQVYGVQRPGTADFDPSLPVIRHFGELPISFGDD; encoded by the coding sequence ATGCTTTTGCTTGACCAGCGACCCCTCGGGGCGATCGTGCTCGACATCGAGGGCACCACCACCGACATTGCCTTCGTCAAAAACACCCTGTTTCCCTACGCGGAGGAGCGGCTGGAGGCGTTTATGGCTGAGCTGGCCCCCACCGCTGAGGGACAGGCCGTTTTGGCTCAGGTGCGCGCCGAAGTGGGCGACGCCAGCCTCTCGGAGGCCGACTGTACTGCCCACCTGCTGGCCTGGGCCCAGGCCGACAAGAAGGTCACCCCCCTCAAAGCCGTACAGGGCATGATTTGGGAGGAAGGCTACCGCACCAAAGCCTACTACAGCCACGTCTATGACGATGCTGCCGCCCACCTTCAGGAGTGGCATCGCCGGGGGGCACCGCTCTATATCTATTCTTCAGGTTCGATCGCAGCCCAAAAGCTGCTGTTTGCCCACACCATAGTGGGCGACTTGACCCCTTGTTTTAGCGGCTACTTTGACACCACCACCGGAGCCAAGGTAGACGCTGCCTCCTACGGCAAAATTGCCGACGCCTTAGGCCTGGCCCCCGAGCAACTGCTGTTTTTGTCTGACCACGGGGGCGAACTGGCGGCGGCTCAGCAGGCGGGCTGGCAGGTGTATGGGGTGCAGCGCCCCGGCACTGCCGATTTTGACCCCAGCCTGCCGGTGATTCGCCACTTCGGCGAGCTGCCAATTAGCTTTGGTGACGACTAA
- a CDS encoding EAL domain-containing protein, translating to MDGQAISGPVANPLSLIPYVFLSASSTGEGAIDEVVLDALCAIRLHLDMEVAFVSEFAEGRRWFRYVDSALEIVPIAVGGSDPLELSYCQRVVDGRLPELIQDAAQFPAALELAVTTALPVGAHLSVPIRLTNGQIYGTFCCFSTRPNLTLGDRDLAIMHLFADFTARQIRRELETERIRREMAQRVTTVLNPEAFTIVYQPIVRLSDNRVVGFEALTRFWSRPIRSPDVWFAEATQVGLSEELEMAAIAKALGGLAQLPDDVYVAINVSPDNILNGAIHRALGQTPLQRVVLEVTEHVAIPDYSQFGQRLAPLRDRGIRLAVDDAGAGYASFLHILQLNPDIIKLDIGLIRHIDTDVTRRALAAALVGFSQETGSTIVAEGVETPAELNALQQLRVGTVQGYLLGHPLPISEAAALF from the coding sequence ATGGACGGACAAGCGATTTCCGGCCCGGTAGCTAACCCGCTATCGCTGATTCCCTACGTCTTTTTGTCGGCGTCGAGTACCGGGGAGGGGGCGATCGACGAGGTGGTATTAGACGCCCTGTGCGCTATTCGCCTGCATCTAGACATGGAGGTGGCGTTTGTCTCCGAATTTGCCGAGGGCAGACGCTGGTTTCGTTACGTTGATTCGGCCCTAGAGATCGTGCCGATCGCCGTGGGTGGCTCCGACCCCCTTGAGCTGAGCTACTGTCAGCGCGTGGTGGACGGTCGGCTGCCAGAGCTAATTCAGGATGCTGCTCAGTTTCCGGCGGCCCTGGAGCTGGCGGTGACAACCGCCCTGCCCGTGGGAGCTCACCTCAGCGTGCCCATTCGACTGACCAATGGCCAGATCTACGGCACCTTCTGCTGTTTCAGCACCCGACCAAACCTTACCCTGGGCGATCGCGACCTGGCAATTATGCATCTGTTCGCGGACTTTACCGCCCGCCAGATCAGACGCGAGCTAGAGACCGAACGGATACGCCGGGAAATGGCCCAGCGGGTGACAACGGTGCTCAACCCCGAAGCGTTTACCATCGTCTATCAACCGATTGTTCGCCTGAGTGACAATCGAGTGGTCGGCTTTGAGGCCCTGACCCGGTTCTGGTCGCGGCCCATCCGCAGCCCCGATGTGTGGTTTGCCGAAGCGACCCAGGTGGGTCTCAGCGAAGAACTGGAGATGGCGGCGATCGCCAAGGCTTTGGGCGGCCTCGCCCAGCTGCCCGACGATGTCTACGTGGCGATCAACGTATCGCCCGACAACATTCTCAACGGGGCGATTCATCGCGCGCTGGGGCAGACCCCGCTGCAACGGGTGGTGCTAGAGGTGACTGAGCATGTGGCCATCCCTGACTACTCACAGTTTGGCCAGCGTCTCGCTCCCCTGCGCGATCGCGGTATTCGCCTTGCCGTTGACGATGCCGGGGCGGGCTACGCCAGCTTCCTCCACATTCTTCAGCTCAACCCAGATATTATCAAGCTCGACATCGGCCTCATTCGCCACATCGATACCGATGTCACCCGGCGGGCGCTCGCTGCGGCTCTGGTGGGCTTTTCCCAAGAAACCGGTAGCACTATCGTCGCCGAAGGGGTAGAAACGCCCGCCGAGCTCAACGCCCTGCAACAGCTTCGGGTTGGTACGGTGCAGGGCTATCTGCTGGGTCATCCGCTACCCATTAGCGAGGCGGCCGCGCTGTTTTAG
- a CDS encoding acireductone dioxygenase, with protein MTLLRIFSDRDGTTLLDEYRDAEAIAAALASAGVRFEQWQTQAPLPAAAEPEAILTAYAKDIDRLKAEGGYVTADVIRMHPEHPQRAELRQKFLDEHIHQEDEVRFFVEGQAVFYLHLGDKIYATLCTAGDLIGVPANTPHWFDMGDAPQFAAIRLFCNPEGWVAHFTGSPIAKGFPEYHAFA; from the coding sequence ATGACTCTACTCCGTATTTTTAGCGATCGCGACGGCACCACCCTGCTCGATGAGTATCGGGATGCTGAGGCGATCGCCGCCGCTTTGGCCAGCGCTGGCGTGCGCTTTGAGCAGTGGCAGACCCAGGCTCCGCTGCCCGCCGCCGCCGAGCCCGAGGCCATTCTCACCGCCTACGCCAAAGACATCGATCGCCTCAAAGCCGAGGGTGGCTACGTCACCGCCGACGTGATTCGCATGCACCCCGAACATCCCCAGCGGGCAGAGCTGCGGCAGAAATTTCTCGATGAGCACATTCACCAGGAGGATGAGGTGCGCTTTTTTGTGGAGGGGCAGGCGGTGTTTTACCTGCACCTGGGCGATAAGATCTACGCCACCCTCTGCACCGCTGGCGATCTGATCGGCGTGCCCGCCAACACCCCCCACTGGTTTGACATGGGTGATGCTCCCCAGTTTGCGGCCATTCGCCTGTTTTGCAACCCCGAGGGCTGGGTGGCCCATTTTACCGGCAGCCCCATTGCCAAAGGATTTCCCGAATACCATGCTTTTGCTTGA
- a CDS encoding response regulator has translation MSTCVASKQTVLSVDDSLISQQMIKRALDNSYRVLLADNAVDALSVIYQEAIEALLLDISMPGIDGFELCRTVRSLPRFRNLPIVMVTSRDTEADRQEARMAGASGYLTKPCEPERLKAVMGRLLPNDSANN, from the coding sequence ATGTCCACCTGCGTCGCCTCCAAGCAAACCGTTCTATCGGTGGATGACAGTCTGATTAGCCAGCAGATGATCAAGCGAGCCCTAGACAACAGCTACCGAGTGCTGCTGGCCGACAACGCGGTGGATGCGCTATCTGTGATTTACCAAGAGGCGATCGAGGCCCTGCTGCTCGACATCTCCATGCCCGGCATCGACGGCTTTGAGCTGTGCCGCACCGTGCGCAGCCTGCCCCGCTTCAGAAATCTCCCCATTGTCATGGTGACCTCCCGCGATACCGAGGCCGACCGTCAGGAGGCCCGCATGGCCGGAGCCTCGGGCTACTTGACCAAACCCTGCGAGCCAGAGCGGCTCAAGGCGGTCATGGGCAGACTGCTGCCCAACGACTCGGCCAATAATTAA
- a CDS encoding CHASE2 domain-containing protein — protein MSYHLTVHKIDQSCLFELAWGKGQRLTASLAFPAQLLELYAAWQRAYLGYYKQSLRGRPGVAGQVAAPAVDWHSQLVQAEARLLSEFHTWLKHGDLFDLREELRRMAQVSAADRVLFLTCTPLELARLPWETWEFGPQVPMVRSPATIQSATVDRQGFRRGRARVLAILGDDTGLDFADERRALSGQKSLLEVHYVGWQPGENAVALKQRICEAIADPQGWDVLFFAGHSNEAALLDGQIAIAPNTAMAIKELSPYLRQAQQRGLQFALFNSCSGLDIAQGLINLGLSQVAVMREPIDNEVAQVFLVQLVQRLARYQTVQEALQGTCQFLKLEQNLTHPSTYLVPSLFRHPESLHYQLQPAGWRKTLRRWRPTPWEVATVGALAAVSLLPPLQDWLLSQRVLAQAVYRDVTAQLAPSPSPIVLVRIDDRTLQERRILSPSPIDRTLLADLVTQLGDLDAEVVGIDYLLDRPTENDALLRQALEQGVEQDRRWFVLATKRNDPGEWLTVHPEVAANPWSLEGDIRVPWWHVQLRGWSERPLPFSYQLAIAHHLSQTPTPELPYPNLQSQKPLQSLIESHWEAAYGGEPPLSPRANLSVVTNFSRWFYQRWLHPILDFSIPPAQVYQTTAAWQLLQDPDQALQQLDLPSLQGQVVIIMAGGYDEVQDDSWVLPAAVAYWRGDGVGILSGGEAHAYMAHHFLTGHLVMPVPDLWMVLLAAVGGKAIALGLGHRLGRYPVRSLGLGAGATAGYGLLCLQLYVSGLILLPWLLPSLVVGLYLLPFLRKHHGQSI, from the coding sequence ATGTCCTACCACCTCACAGTTCATAAAATCGACCAGAGCTGCCTGTTTGAGCTGGCCTGGGGCAAGGGGCAGCGGCTGACCGCCAGCCTGGCGTTTCCGGCGCAGCTATTAGAGCTGTACGCGGCCTGGCAGCGGGCCTACCTGGGCTACTACAAGCAGTCGCTGCGGGGTCGCCCTGGGGTGGCGGGGCAGGTGGCAGCCCCAGCGGTCGATTGGCACAGTCAGCTGGTGCAGGCCGAGGCCCGGCTGCTGTCGGAGTTTCACACCTGGCTAAAGCATGGCGACCTGTTTGACCTGCGCGAAGAGCTGCGGCGCATGGCCCAGGTGTCAGCGGCAGACCGGGTGCTGTTTTTGACCTGCACGCCCCTGGAGCTGGCCCGGCTGCCCTGGGAGACCTGGGAGTTTGGCCCCCAGGTGCCGATGGTGCGATCGCCCGCCACGATCCAGTCTGCCACCGTCGATCGCCAGGGATTTCGGCGGGGCAGGGCCAGGGTGCTGGCCATTTTAGGCGATGATACGGGCCTTGATTTTGCCGACGAGCGGCGCGCCCTCAGCGGGCAAAAGTCGCTCCTGGAGGTTCACTACGTCGGCTGGCAGCCGGGGGAAAATGCCGTCGCTCTGAAGCAGCGCATCTGTGAGGCGATCGCCGACCCCCAGGGCTGGGATGTGCTGTTTTTTGCCGGCCACAGCAACGAGGCGGCGCTGCTGGATGGGCAGATAGCCATTGCGCCCAACACCGCCATGGCTATCAAAGAACTGAGCCCCTACCTGCGCCAGGCCCAGCAGCGGGGGCTGCAATTTGCTCTATTTAACTCGTGCAGCGGCCTGGATATCGCCCAGGGATTGATCAACTTGGGCCTGAGCCAGGTGGCGGTCATGCGCGAACCGATCGACAACGAGGTGGCCCAGGTATTTTTGGTGCAGCTGGTGCAGCGGCTGGCGCGCTACCAGACGGTGCAGGAAGCCCTACAGGGCACCTGCCAGTTCCTCAAGCTAGAGCAAAACCTCACCCACCCCTCAACCTACCTGGTGCCTTCGCTGTTTCGCCACCCCGAGTCGTTGCACTACCAGCTTCAGCCTGCCGGGTGGCGCAAAACCCTGCGGCGCTGGCGACCCACCCCCTGGGAAGTAGCGACGGTAGGGGCGCTGGCGGCAGTGAGCCTGCTGCCCCCACTGCAAGACTGGCTGCTCAGCCAGCGGGTGCTGGCCCAGGCGGTCTATCGCGATGTCACAGCCCAGCTCGCCCCCAGCCCCAGCCCCATTGTGCTGGTGCGAATTGACGATCGCACCCTGCAAGAGCGCCGCATTCTCAGCCCTTCGCCCATCGATCGCACCCTGCTGGCCGATCTGGTCACCCAGCTGGGCGACCTAGACGCCGAGGTGGTGGGCATCGACTACCTGCTCGATCGCCCCACCGAAAACGATGCCCTGCTGCGGCAGGCCCTAGAGCAGGGGGTGGAGCAAGACCGGCGGTGGTTTGTGCTGGCGACCAAGCGCAACGATCCGGGGGAGTGGCTGACGGTGCACCCCGAGGTGGCCGCCAACCCCTGGAGCCTGGAGGGCGATATTCGCGTACCCTGGTGGCACGTGCAGCTGCGGGGATGGTCGGAGCGGCCCCTGCCCTTTAGCTACCAGCTGGCGATCGCCCACCACCTCAGTCAAACCCCGACCCCAGAGCTGCCCTACCCCAATTTGCAGAGCCAAAAGCCGCTTCAGTCTCTCATCGAAAGCCATTGGGAGGCCGCCTACGGAGGCGAGCCGCCGCTCTCCCCCCGGGCCAACCTCAGCGTTGTCACCAACTTCTCCCGCTGGTTTTATCAGCGCTGGCTGCACCCCATCCTCGATTTTTCGATTCCGCCGGCCCAGGTGTATCAGACCACTGCCGCCTGGCAACTGCTGCAAGACCCCGACCAGGCGCTGCAACAGCTCGATCTGCCCAGCCTGCAAGGCCAGGTGGTGATCATCATGGCCGGGGGCTACGACGAAGTCCAGGACGACAGCTGGGTCTTGCCCGCAGCGGTGGCCTACTGGCGCGGCGATGGCGTCGGCATTCTCAGCGGCGGTGAGGCCCATGCCTATATGGCCCACCACTTTTTGACCGGGCACCTGGTAATGCCGGTGCCCGACCTGTGGATGGTGCTGCTGGCGGCGGTGGGGGGCAAGGCGATCGCCCTGGGGCTAGGGCACCGTCTGGGGCGCTACCCGGTGCGATCGCTGGGCCTGGGGGCCGGGGCGACGGCGGGCTACGGGCTGCTTTGCCTGCAACTCTACGTCAGCGGGCTGATTCTGCTGCCCTGGCTTTTGCCCTCGCTCGTCGTGGGTTTGTATCTTTTGCCCTTTCTGAGGAAACACCATGGTCAATCTATATAA